Proteins from a genomic interval of Pseudomonadota bacterium:
- the def gene encoding peptide deformylase, which yields MALLEIRTYPDPVLRKIAKPVDDINAQTIKLAEDMIETMRLSHGAGLAANQVGAPVRLIVLEEESDKKKRGDIGDIGNKAIVIINPVIVGSEEEEIAEEGCLSLPKFYEYIKRARKVSVKGMTIDKIPFEMQCDGHMARAFQHEIDHLNGILFIDYLSPVKRNLFKKKYIKKDR from the coding sequence ATGGCTTTGCTCGAAATCAGAACATATCCGGATCCGGTGCTTAGAAAGATTGCAAAACCCGTTGATGATATAAATGCTCAAACAATAAAACTTGCCGAAGATATGATTGAGACGATGCGTCTTTCCCATGGCGCAGGTCTTGCTGCAAATCAAGTCGGTGCGCCTGTAAGGCTTATTGTGTTAGAGGAAGAAAGTGATAAAAAGAAAAGAGGCGATATAGGCGATATAGGCAATAAGGCAATTGTTATTATAAATCCTGTTATAGTTGGAAGTGAGGAAGAAGAAATTGCAGAAGAGGGGTGCTTAAGCCTTCCAAAGTTCTATGAATATATCAAGAGGGCCAGGAAAGTTTCTGTTAAAGGGATGACTATTGATAAAATACCTTTTGAGATGCAATGTGATGGCCACATGGCAAGGGCATTTCAGCATGAGATCGATCACCTCAACGGGATTCTTTTCATTGATTATCTGAGTCCGGTTAAGAGGAACCTTTTTAAGAAAAAATACATAAAAAAAGACAGATGA
- a CDS encoding VOC family protein, which yields MQELKIEHFGISVTDIKESTNWYQDVFGFEEVKEFEKPDLQIKGAVMKRGDLSLEILQPYAVKKCPSEDGPLVTRLQRIGANHLTCTDEGLKPEAFIRAIYSMAGIQYGTLLPVP from the coding sequence ATGCAAGAATTAAAAATAGAACATTTCGGGATAAGCGTTACTGATATTAAAGAATCAACCAACTGGTATCAGGATGTCTTCGGATTTGAAGAAGTCAAGGAGTTTGAAAAACCCGACCTGCAGATTAAGGGGGCGGTCATGAAGAGAGGAGATCTCTCTCTGGAAATTCTGCAGCCCTATGCTGTTAAAAAATGTCCTTCTGAAGATGGCCCTCTGGTCACCCGGTTGCAAAGAATTGGAGCTAATCATTTGACTTGCACAGATGAAGGATTAAAACCTGAAGCTTTCATTCGTGCCATTTACTCTATGGCGGGCATACAGTATGGCACGCTTCTGCCAGTTCCTTGA
- the trpC gene encoding indole-3-glycerol phosphate synthase TrpC yields the protein MTFLEKVLNEKRELVKALKGKMPLEELKKMTYGIEKRSFFKTFSQRFPKEVKVIAEVKKASPSKGVLACDLDLPGLLMDYEKGGASAISVITEETYFNGSIAYIPEAKMITDLPILRKDFVVDEYDIYQAKAAGADAVLLIGEALSAHQIAEYLEIARQLDIDVLLEVHSLKTYEKIADLEGFILGINNRNLETLKVDLAVSHEVINGIPANLPVIVESGIERREHIETFMERGVSGFLIGTSLIVSGDPCKKLKELCGKL from the coding sequence ATGACATTTCTTGAAAAGGTTTTAAATGAAAAAAGGGAGTTGGTTAAAGCACTGAAGGGTAAAATGCCCCTTGAAGAGCTCAAGAAGATGACTTATGGAATAGAAAAGAGGTCTTTTTTCAAAACATTTTCCCAACGTTTTCCTAAAGAGGTGAAGGTCATCGCTGAAGTGAAGAAGGCATCACCATCTAAAGGCGTGCTCGCCTGCGACCTGGATTTGCCGGGACTTCTTATGGATTACGAAAAAGGCGGGGCTTCGGCAATATCGGTCATTACTGAAGAAACGTATTTTAACGGCTCGATTGCCTATATTCCAGAGGCAAAAATGATCACAGACCTGCCGATTTTGAGGAAGGATTTTGTTGTTGACGAGTATGATATATACCAGGCCAAGGCCGCCGGTGCCGATGCAGTGCTTTTAATAGGCGAGGCGCTGAGTGCGCATCAGATAGCGGAATATCTTGAGATTGCCCGACAGTTAGACATTGATGTACTGTTGGAGGTCCATAGCCTGAAAACGTATGAAAAGATTGCCGATCTTGAAGGGTTTATCCTCGGGATAAACAATAGAAACCTTGAAACGCTGAAGGTTGACCTTGCCGTTTCACACGAGGTGATCAACGGTATTCCTGCGAATTTGCCTGTGATAGTGGAAAGCGGCATTGAAAGACGTGAACATATTGAAACATTCATGGAGCGGGGAGTTAGCGGATTCCTTATCGGAACTTCGCTGATTGTTTCAGGTGATCCCTGTAAAAAACTAAAGGAGTTATGCGGGAAGTTATGA
- the folK gene encoding 2-amino-4-hydroxy-6-hydroxymethyldihydropteridine diphosphokinase: MDHKIFIGIGSNIGNSRENCLTSIKNISKDGRATCISSSSLYLTSPVSEVEQGNFINCAISLEWEGTPLELLSLLQRVETTMGKTREIKNGPRIIDLDILLFSDLILSNPSLIIPHPELHKRKFAIIPCLEIEPEIVHPLYKKPLKNFLCEIEEEQMCKKLQLDI; encoded by the coding sequence GTGGATCATAAAATATTCATCGGTATCGGATCCAATATCGGCAACAGCCGGGAAAATTGTCTCACAAGCATTAAAAACATCTCAAAAGATGGCAGAGCAACGTGCATCTCCTCCTCTTCTCTCTACCTTACATCACCTGTTTCAGAAGTCGAGCAGGGAAACTTTATTAATTGTGCGATCTCCCTGGAATGGGAAGGCACACCACTTGAATTACTGAGTCTGTTGCAAAGGGTTGAGACAACCATGGGGAAAACAAGAGAAATAAAAAATGGACCGCGCATTATCGATCTGGACATATTATTATTCTCAGACCTTATATTGAGCAATCCATCCCTCATTATACCCCATCCGGAATTGCATAAAAGAAAATTTGCCATTATTCCTTGCCTCGAAATAGAACCGGAGATTGTTCACCCTTTATATAAAAAACCGCTTAAAAACTTTCTCTGTGAAATAGAGGAAGAACAAATGTGCAAAAAGTTGCAGCTTGATATTTGA
- the fmt gene encoding methionyl-tRNA formyltransferase, protein MNIIFFGSSSFSVPPLKSVSSYVSCVVTKKAKPKGRGYLLEDNEVKKTALELGLPLIEIISFKDEAARHLKDYSPDLFIVASFGLIVPRWVLDIPSTGAINIHPSLLPLYRGPSPIQWALLKGDEETGITLIDMNEKMDAGNVIYQENMMIAEKDNFVTLSDRLSRRSAGILLEVLDVIEIEGMIEGVEQRHEMATFTQIITKEMGKVDWSKSAIEIVRQIKAFVLWPTAHTLLDGIFLKIFDGEIFGSGRKELPGTILETIKDGIVVQTGNGAIIAREVQLQNKKRMNAFEFANGYRGLIGKILK, encoded by the coding sequence ATGAATATCATCTTTTTCGGATCTTCAAGTTTCTCTGTTCCTCCGCTGAAATCTGTTTCGTCTTATGTTTCGTGTGTGGTTACAAAAAAGGCGAAGCCAAAAGGAAGGGGATATCTACTTGAAGACAATGAAGTAAAAAAAACAGCACTGGAATTAGGCTTGCCGCTTATAGAGATTATATCCTTCAAGGATGAGGCTGCCCGGCATTTAAAAGATTACAGTCCTGATTTATTCATAGTTGCTTCTTTTGGACTTATTGTACCGCGTTGGGTTCTGGATATTCCTTCCACGGGTGCAATAAATATTCACCCTTCTTTACTTCCCTTGTACAGGGGACCTTCACCAATCCAATGGGCACTTCTGAAGGGTGATGAAGAGACTGGCATTACCCTCATTGATATGAACGAAAAGATGGATGCAGGCAATGTCATATACCAGGAAAACATGATGATTGCTGAGAAAGATAATTTTGTTACACTTTCAGATAGGCTTTCTCGGAGGTCGGCCGGGATACTCCTTGAGGTCCTTGATGTTATTGAAATTGAAGGCATGATAGAGGGCGTCGAGCAGCGGCATGAAATGGCAACCTTTACGCAGATTATTACTAAAGAGATGGGCAAAGTAGACTGGAGTAAAAGCGCCATAGAAATTGTAAGACAGATAAAGGCTTTTGTACTCTGGCCAACGGCCCATACCTTATTGGATGGAATTTTTTTAAAGATATTTGATGGGGAAATCTTTGGGTCTGGCAGGAAAGAATTGCCGGGTACGATTCTGGAAACAATAAAAGATGGTATTGTTGTCCAAACGGGCAATGGCGCTATTATTGCGAGAGAAGTTCAATTACAAAATAAGAAAAGGATGAATGCATTCGAATTTGCCAATGGGTACAGGGGATTGATTGGGAAGATATTGAAATAA
- the lsrF gene encoding 3-hydroxy-5-phosphonooxypentane-2,4-dione thiolase: MPEVDTSEKEKQFYVDIPAKSEPFFLKGCNNVDWGMKNRLSRIFNPESGKTVMLAIDHGYFQGPTTGLERVDVTILPLLPYADTLMLTRGILRTIIPPTLGRGIVLRSSGGPSILNELSNEQIAIDIDEAIRLNVAAMAVQVFIGGEFETQSVHNMTRLVDMGNRYGIPVLGVTAVGKEMARDAKYMRLASRIIAELGVTYVKTYYVEEGFDTVVAACPVPIVIAGGKKLPELDALTMAYNAIQDGAAGVDMGRNIFQSESPVAMIKALRKVVHEGIKPKDAYDFFMTEKNETKQG, encoded by the coding sequence ATGCCAGAAGTTGATACATCTGAAAAGGAAAAACAGTTTTATGTGGACATTCCAGCCAAAAGTGAACCTTTCTTTTTGAAAGGCTGTAACAACGTAGACTGGGGGATGAAAAACCGTCTATCCAGAATATTTAATCCCGAGTCAGGCAAGACAGTCATGCTGGCAATTGACCACGGATATTTTCAAGGCCCGACTACAGGTCTGGAGCGTGTAGATGTCACTATCCTGCCGCTTTTACCATATGCAGATACCTTGATGCTTACACGGGGTATCCTCCGGACAATTATCCCCCCTACCCTTGGCAGGGGAATAGTCCTGAGATCAAGCGGGGGGCCAAGCATTCTTAATGAACTTTCAAACGAGCAGATTGCCATAGATATAGACGAAGCTATTCGTTTAAATGTGGCAGCTATGGCTGTCCAGGTCTTTATCGGCGGTGAATTCGAAACTCAATCTGTGCACAACATGACCCGTCTTGTAGATATGGGTAACCGCTATGGTATCCCTGTGCTGGGCGTTACAGCGGTGGGGAAAGAAATGGCCAGGGATGCCAAATATATGCGGCTGGCTTCGCGAATCATTGCAGAGCTTGGTGTCACTTATGTGAAAACATATTATGTAGAGGAAGGGTTTGACACGGTAGTAGCCGCCTGCCCGGTACCTATTGTTATTGCAGGAGGCAAAAAACTTCCGGAGCTTGATGCCCTGACAATGGCTTACAATGCTATTCAGGATGGAGCAGCCGGGGTGGACATGGGTCGTAATATTTTTCAATCTGAATCACCTGTTGCCATGATTAAGGCGTTAAGAAAGGTCGTTCATGAAGGAATAAAGCCAAAAGACGCGTATGATTTCTTTATGACAGAAAAGAATGAGACAAAGCAGGGGTAG
- a CDS encoding GNAT family N-acetyltransferase: MSNFYDKLSVRQLRKDDLDAIVEIDTKVLGETRRDYWVTKIIKQAETRPPDASLASEIDGKVVGFILGEVSGWEFKVPNNIGWIDTIGIDPDYQNRGIAKVLANAVITNLKSYGVDTIYTLVNWNDWDLLQFFHAMGFSRGDMINLVLKV, encoded by the coding sequence ATGAGTAACTTCTATGATAAGCTTTCTGTAAGACAATTAAGAAAAGATGATTTGGACGCTATTGTAGAGATAGATACCAAGGTTCTCGGGGAAACAAGGAGAGATTACTGGGTAACTAAAATCATCAAACAGGCCGAAACGAGACCACCGGATGCCTCTCTTGCATCAGAGATTGATGGAAAGGTTGTAGGTTTTATTCTTGGCGAAGTGAGTGGCTGGGAGTTTAAGGTTCCCAATAATATAGGGTGGATTGACACTATAGGCATAGACCCTGATTATCAGAACAGAGGCATCGCAAAGGTTCTCGCAAATGCCGTTATAACAAATTTAAAAAGTTACGGCGTAGATACTATATATACACTTGTTAACTGGAACGATTGGGACCTTCTTCAGTTCTTCCATGCAATGGGATTTTCACGAGGAGATATGATAAACCTCGTTTTAAAAGTCTAA
- a CDS encoding LysM peptidoglycan-binding domain-containing protein translates to MRKVAVLFLFFFFLVVNGCTTTKSAGVKENLPQDGQIVSPTDTTPDSAKVKKSDSTKKTTKFAKRWNSKTEGITQFSEDDDDISSLIDRDYYKDFDIPIVFNDAVKYFIQYFTTEKRKTFGNWLKRSRYYIPIMKEILKEQGLPEDLVYLAMIESGFNPNAYSPAKACGPWQFIYETGGRYGLKVNYWIDERRDPEKSTVAATKYLRDLFNQFGCWYLAAAGYNSGEKRVERAMEKHNTNDFWEIVKYNTLPRETREYIPKLIAAAIIAKDPEKFGFGAISYDQPIRFTQVKVPAGSPLTAIAKSASLDTSTLRSINPEILRGITPPDIDCYEVKLPLTVDRNEFNRNLEVALSSDKKITGYSTYKVKKGDTLARILKKFKMSYEDMQLVNYAEGDMKIKPGMVVSIPRFNGQPVKEAIAQKSERPSKQTEKQATAQKHVKVVNQTSIEKTEKQEKQEKQEKFEAKTYHVVKKGETLSSISTKYGIGISNLRAANNLKNNKVYPNMKLKLVSYSHKKEKPSVKVHVVKKGETLSSISTKYGIDISSLRTANNLKNDKVYPQMKLKIVESKG, encoded by the coding sequence ATGAGAAAGGTTGCTGTACTTTTTTTATTTTTCTTTTTTTTGGTTGTAAATGGATGCACAACCACTAAAAGCGCTGGAGTGAAAGAAAACCTGCCACAAGATGGCCAGATTGTTTCCCCGACAGATACTACACCGGATTCAGCTAAGGTAAAGAAGAGTGACAGTACAAAAAAGACGACTAAGTTTGCAAAAAGATGGAACAGTAAAACAGAAGGCATAACACAATTTTCTGAAGATGATGACGATATTTCATCGCTTATCGATCGTGATTATTACAAAGATTTTGACATCCCTATTGTCTTTAATGACGCCGTAAAATACTTCATTCAATATTTTACCACAGAAAAGAGAAAGACTTTTGGAAACTGGCTGAAAAGGTCACGGTATTATATTCCGATAATGAAAGAGATTTTAAAAGAACAGGGGTTGCCCGAAGACCTTGTTTATCTGGCCATGATTGAGAGTGGCTTTAACCCCAATGCCTATTCTCCTGCAAAGGCATGCGGACCGTGGCAATTCATTTATGAAACAGGCGGAAGATATGGCCTGAAGGTAAATTACTGGATAGACGAAAGGAGAGACCCGGAAAAATCGACTGTGGCCGCTACAAAGTATTTAAGAGACCTTTTTAACCAGTTTGGTTGCTGGTATCTTGCAGCAGCGGGGTATAATTCAGGAGAAAAAAGGGTCGAGAGGGCCATGGAAAAGCATAATACAAATGATTTCTGGGAAATCGTTAAATATAATACCCTTCCAAGGGAAACGAGGGAATATATACCGAAACTGATCGCTGCCGCAATCATTGCGAAAGACCCTGAAAAATTTGGTTTTGGGGCTATCTCATACGACCAGCCGATACGCTTTACACAGGTGAAAGTTCCTGCAGGATCGCCCCTCACGGCAATAGCAAAATCTGCATCCCTCGATACAAGTACCTTGAGGTCTATTAACCCCGAAATCCTACGCGGCATAACACCGCCGGATATTGATTGTTATGAAGTTAAATTACCCTTGACCGTGGACAGGAATGAATTTAATAGGAATCTGGAGGTTGCATTAAGTAGTGATAAAAAAATTACAGGCTATTCAACGTACAAGGTAAAAAAAGGAGATACCTTAGCCCGGATATTGAAGAAGTTTAAAATGAGCTATGAAGATATGCAGCTGGTGAATTATGCAGAAGGAGATATGAAGATTAAGCCAGGAATGGTTGTTAGTATACCACGGTTTAATGGTCAGCCAGTGAAGGAGGCAATTGCTCAAAAATCAGAGAGGCCTTCAAAACAAACCGAAAAACAGGCAACAGCACAAAAACATGTAAAAGTTGTTAATCAAACGAGTATAGAGAAAACGGAGAAACAAGAGAAGCAAGAGAAACAAGAAAAATTTGAAGCTAAAACCTACCATGTCGTTAAAAAAGGGGAAACACTCTCTTCAATATCCACCAAATACGGTATAGGTATCTCAAACCTCAGGGCAGCGAACAACCTGAAGAACAATAAAGTGTACCCTAACATGAAGCTGAAGCTTGTGAGCTATTCACATAAAAAGGAAAAACCATCAGTAAAAGTCCATGTCGTTAAAAAAGGGGAAACACTCTCTTCAATATCAACCAAATATGGGATAGATATCTCAAGCCTCAGAACAGCAAACAATCTGAAGAACGATAAAGTATACCCTCAAATGAAATTGAAGATTGTCGAGAGCAAAGGATAA
- a CDS encoding alcohol dehydrogenase catalytic domain-containing protein yields MRVGMYYNNSRVEVEELPVPGVGKRDILIKVMACGICGSDVLEWYRIKKAPLVLGHEVTGEIVEAGEEVTKFKRGDRVFTTHHVPCDECHWCLTGHQTACQVFQTKNNFNPGGFSEYLRVSGKSIDTGTILLPDGMSYEQGSFIEPLGTVIRGLRAVNLKPGDTLLVLGCGIAGLLMIKLARILGAGRIIATDIDDYRLEAAKRFGAEKTIRADRDIPGSIKETNNGRLADKVIVCAGVLSAALQALESVDRGGTVLFFAVPNPGETLNIDFNPFWRNDISLKTCYGAAPLDNVQAMELIRAGNVDVKDMVTHRFSLEEIAKGFKAAGEGKNCLKVIIKPHNA; encoded by the coding sequence ATGCGCGTAGGAATGTATTACAACAACAGCAGGGTAGAAGTAGAGGAACTGCCGGTCCCCGGGGTTGGCAAAAGAGACATTCTCATTAAGGTTATGGCATGCGGCATATGCGGCAGCGATGTTCTGGAATGGTACCGCATTAAAAAGGCGCCCCTGGTTCTTGGCCATGAAGTTACCGGTGAGATAGTTGAAGCCGGAGAAGAGGTGACAAAATTCAAAAGAGGGGACAGGGTATTTACCACACATCATGTTCCCTGCGATGAATGTCACTGGTGCTTGACGGGTCATCAGACCGCATGCCAGGTTTTCCAGACAAAGAATAATTTTAACCCGGGTGGATTTTCTGAATACTTAAGGGTCTCCGGGAAAAGCATTGATACCGGAACTATTCTTCTGCCTGACGGAATGTCCTACGAGCAGGGATCATTTATTGAACCGTTAGGAACAGTAATCAGAGGGCTAAGAGCTGTCAACCTGAAACCTGGCGATACCCTGTTGGTTCTTGGCTGCGGAATTGCAGGCTTGCTCATGATTAAACTGGCCCGTATTCTGGGTGCCGGGAGGATTATCGCAACAGATATAGATGATTATAGACTGGAAGCAGCAAAAAGATTCGGTGCTGAAAAAACGATCCGGGCTGACAGAGATATACCGGGTTCGATAAAAGAGACAAATAACGGCCGTCTGGCTGACAAGGTCATAGTGTGCGCAGGGGTACTGTCTGCTGCTTTGCAGGCATTGGAATCGGTTGACCGGGGTGGAACTGTTTTATTTTTTGCAGTACCGAACCCGGGAGAAACACTCAATATAGATTTCAATCCTTTCTGGAGAAATGATATAAGCCTTAAAACCTGTTACGGGGCTGCCCCGCTTGATAATGTACAGGCCATGGAGCTCATCAGGGCCGGGAATGTTGATGTTAAAGATATGGTTACACACAGATTCAGCCTGGAAGAAATTGCAAAAGGATTTAAGGCTGCCGGTGAAGGCAAAAACTGTTTGAAGGTTATCATAAAACCACACAACGCATAA
- a CDS encoding twin-arginine translocase TatA/TatE family subunit, translating to MFGLGFPELIVILIIVILIFGAGRISEIGGALGKGIKSFKKSVKEPDEIDVTPSKNDKDKEKPA from the coding sequence ATGTTTGGTCTTGGATTTCCAGAGCTTATCGTTATTCTTATTATTGTTATCCTCATCTTCGGGGCCGGTAGGATCTCCGAAATCGGCGGGGCGTTGGGAAAAGGTATAAAGAGCTTTAAAAAATCAGTCAAAGAACCCGATGAGATAGATGTCACCCCATCGAAAAATGATAAGGATAAAGAAAAACCAGCTTAA
- the trpA gene encoding tryptophan synthase subunit alpha — translation MNNNKITKVFEGLKITGKKAFIPYITAGDPDITKTLEALAIFADNGADIIELGVPFSDPMADGPVIQRATERALKSGTTLKKVLQTVRDFKERYSASIVLMGYYNPFWAYGIEAFAKDARAAGVDAVLTVDLPPEEAKTFVDLLWEQGIVSIFLATPVTDRRRIQVIKRIGRGFIYFVSVTGVTGERNTLPEGIKDKIDEIRSRIKLPLVLGFGISAPDIIREYANHVDGFVVGSALVKRWEDACQSHEEPEAFLTFFKELAEACHTVCPP, via the coding sequence ATGAATAACAATAAGATAACCAAGGTATTCGAAGGACTCAAAATAACCGGCAAAAAGGCGTTCATACCATACATTACCGCAGGTGACCCGGATATTACAAAGACCTTGGAAGCCCTGGCGATATTTGCAGACAACGGCGCAGATATCATTGAGCTTGGCGTCCCGTTTTCCGACCCCATGGCCGATGGACCCGTAATCCAGAGGGCTACGGAAAGGGCGCTTAAAAGCGGGACTACCCTGAAAAAGGTCCTTCAGACGGTAAGGGATTTTAAGGAACGTTATTCAGCGTCGATAGTACTCATGGGGTATTATAACCCTTTCTGGGCTTACGGGATTGAAGCGTTCGCAAAAGACGCAAGGGCAGCAGGGGTTGACGCTGTACTTACTGTTGATCTTCCCCCTGAGGAGGCGAAGACCTTTGTTGACCTGCTCTGGGAACAAGGGATCGTTTCGATTTTTCTTGCAACCCCTGTAACGGACAGAAGGCGTATTCAAGTGATAAAACGTATCGGAAGAGGCTTTATTTACTTTGTTTCCGTTACCGGTGTTACAGGGGAGAGGAATACCCTGCCGGAAGGCATAAAAGACAAGATAGATGAGATCAGAAGCAGGATCAAATTGCCCCTTGTGCTCGGTTTCGGTATATCAGCACCCGATATAATACGTGAATACGCAAACCATGTAGACGGTTTTGTGGTGGGCAGTGCGCTCGTAAAGAGGTGGGAAGATGCTTGTCAGTCTCATGAAGAACCGGAAGCTTTTTTAACCTTTTTCAAGGAACTGGCAGAAGCGTGCCATACTGTATGCCCGCCATAG
- a CDS encoding phosphoribosylanthranilate isomerase codes for MNTLVKICGITNYADASLAAEMGADAIGFVFYKGSKRFIPHEEARKIICKLPPFLIRCGVFVDERWEKVMEVRNYCGLDRVQVYAGDRGLCGNFAPGITIMAFRVRDKKDVEEARKSESFPLLDSYHENMHGGGGVKFNWDLLADFGRPFMLAGGINSENIDMALKLNPYAIDIASGVESEPGKKDPDKMAEIFKRIGAHRLNRSSRLGERVQTVQAA; via the coding sequence ATGAATACGCTTGTTAAAATCTGCGGCATAACAAATTATGCAGATGCTTCGCTCGCGGCAGAAATGGGCGCCGATGCAATAGGTTTCGTGTTTTATAAAGGCAGTAAAAGGTTCATACCGCACGAGGAAGCGAGGAAAATAATCTGTAAATTACCGCCATTCCTTATTAGATGCGGTGTTTTTGTCGATGAAAGATGGGAAAAAGTCATGGAGGTCAGGAATTACTGCGGGTTGGACAGGGTGCAGGTATACGCCGGCGACAGGGGCCTATGCGGTAACTTTGCGCCCGGTATCACTATTATGGCCTTCAGAGTACGGGATAAGAAGGATGTGGAAGAGGCGCGGAAGTCGGAGTCGTTTCCGCTCCTCGACAGCTATCACGAAAATATGCACGGCGGGGGCGGCGTAAAATTTAACTGGGATCTTCTGGCGGATTTTGGCAGACCTTTTATGCTTGCGGGCGGGATAAACAGCGAAAACATTGATATGGCGCTGAAGCTGAATCCTTATGCGATCGACATAGCCTCCGGTGTCGAATCTGAACCGGGAAAGAAAGACCCTGATAAGATGGCTGAGATATTTAAAAGGATAGGCGCGCACAGGTTAAACCGTTCAAGCCGATTAGGAGAAAGGGTTCAAACCGTTCAAGCTGCTTAA
- the trpB gene encoding tryptophan synthase subunit beta: MKTNGYFGEYGGAYVPETLMPALNELKNGFFKHVKSRAFRKELMHYLTGYVGRPTPLYFAANISRKTGMRLYLKREDLCHTGAHKINNAIGQVLLAKKMGKDRVIAETGAGQHGVATATASALLGLKCRVYMGTVDMKRQALNVIRMEILGAEVVGVASGSRTLKDAINEALRDWVTNVRDTHYVLGTAFGPHPYPTMVKEFVSVIGKETIRQIMKKEGRLPDTIVACVGGGSNAMGIFYPFIELEHVRLIGVEAGGLGIETGRHAARFATGKIGIFQGTKSYALQDDDGQILLTHSVSAGLDYASVGPEHSFLRDTKRAHYAYATDDEVLDAFSLLSREEGIIPALESSHAIAYVIKHADEFQGKVVIVNLSGRGDKDVDQVSKIQKGEL; this comes from the coding sequence ATGAAAACAAACGGTTATTTTGGTGAATATGGCGGCGCTTATGTACCGGAGACACTCATGCCGGCGCTGAATGAGTTGAAAAATGGATTTTTCAAACATGTAAAATCAAGAGCATTCCGCAAAGAGTTGATGCATTACCTTACCGGATATGTCGGCAGGCCAACGCCCCTTTACTTTGCCGCAAACATTTCAAGGAAAACAGGGATGAGACTCTATCTGAAACGGGAAGATCTTTGTCACACAGGCGCACATAAGATAAATAATGCTATCGGTCAGGTGCTCCTTGCAAAAAAGATGGGTAAGGACAGGGTTATTGCCGAGACAGGGGCCGGCCAGCATGGTGTTGCAACAGCGACTGCATCTGCACTTTTGGGTCTTAAATGCAGGGTTTATATGGGTACGGTAGATATGAAAAGGCAGGCGTTGAACGTAATACGTATGGAGATACTGGGCGCAGAAGTAGTCGGAGTGGCCAGCGGAAGCAGAACCCTCAAGGATGCAATCAACGAAGCATTAAGGGACTGGGTGACAAATGTACGCGATACGCATTATGTCCTCGGTACTGCCTTCGGACCCCATCCTTATCCTACAATGGTAAAGGAGTTTGTTTCGGTGATAGGAAAAGAAACCATCAGGCAGATTATGAAAAAAGAGGGGAGGTTACCTGATACGATTGTTGCATGTGTGGGTGGGGGCAGCAACGCCATGGGTATATTCTATCCCTTTATCGAGCTTGAGCATGTGAGGCTTATAGGTGTCGAGGCAGGTGGTCTCGGCATAGAGACAGGCAGGCATGCTGCAAGGTTTGCAACAGGGAAGATAGGCATATTTCAGGGCACGAAAAGCTATGCATTGCAAGATGACGACGGTCAAATCCTTTTAACTCACTCTGTTTCCGCGGGGCTTGATTATGCCAGCGTGGGGCCTGAGCACAGCTTTTTGAGAGACACCAAAAGGGCTCACTATGCCTATGCCACCGATGACGAAGTGCTTGACGCATTCAGCCTGCTTTCGAGGGAGGAAGGGATTATCCCTGCACTTGAGAGCAGTCACGCAATAGCCTATGTAATAAAGCATGCAGATGAATTTCAGGGAAAGGTTGTAATTGTGAATCTTTCGGGCAGGGGCGACAAAGACGTAGACCAGGTATCGAAAATCCAAAAAGGAGAACTATGA